A single genomic interval of Stenotrophomonas sp. ZAC14D1_NAIMI4_1 harbors:
- a CDS encoding alanine/glycine:cation symporter family protein — translation MSIESIVNVLLGIIWSPWLVVLCLLAGLYFSVRTRFIQLRALPDMLRLMFRHERSEAGVSPFQALSLSLSSRVGVGNIAGVAMAIAFGGPGAIFWMWIVAFLGASSAFIESTLAQIYKERDASGQYRGGPAYYIEKGLGQRWYAVLFALVTVLAGAMLAGTQSNAITSAVNEAWGIPVAGTTAVLLAVLAAVLYGGVRRIARVAEWVVPIMAVAYLLVAAVVMVINVDRVPEVLALVLRSAFGVDAAFGAMIGTAIQWGVRRGVLSNEAGMGSGAHPAAAAEVSHPVMQGLVQSFSVYIDTMVVCSATAFLILSTGLYNVYDPAVNGVPDEARLLLANLPGVEAGPRFVQHAVESALPGFGRSFVALAILPFAFTTILALYYMAETNVSYLCRDRPGRATVTGFQLLFLGATGYSAVNTATVAWALGDIGVGMMSWLNIIAILLLQKPALAALRDYEQQKRQQRDPLFRPQAIGVRNTRVWER, via the coding sequence ATGAGCATCGAATCGATCGTCAATGTCCTGCTGGGCATCATCTGGAGCCCCTGGCTGGTCGTGCTCTGCCTGCTGGCCGGCCTGTACTTCAGCGTGCGCACGCGCTTCATCCAGCTGCGCGCGCTGCCTGACATGCTGCGCCTGATGTTCCGCCACGAGCGCTCCGAGGCGGGCGTTTCGCCCTTCCAGGCGCTGTCGTTGTCACTGTCCAGCCGGGTCGGTGTCGGCAACATCGCCGGTGTCGCCATGGCCATCGCCTTCGGCGGCCCGGGGGCCATCTTCTGGATGTGGATCGTGGCCTTCCTCGGCGCCTCCAGTGCCTTCATCGAATCGACGCTGGCGCAGATCTACAAGGAGCGCGATGCCAGCGGCCAGTACCGGGGCGGCCCGGCTTACTACATCGAAAAGGGCCTGGGCCAGCGCTGGTATGCGGTGCTGTTCGCGCTGGTCACCGTGCTGGCGGGGGCGATGCTGGCCGGCACCCAGTCCAATGCCATCACCAGCGCGGTGAACGAGGCCTGGGGCATCCCGGTGGCGGGCACCACGGCGGTGCTGCTGGCTGTCCTTGCGGCGGTGCTGTACGGCGGCGTGCGCCGCATCGCCCGCGTGGCCGAGTGGGTGGTGCCGATCATGGCCGTGGCTTACCTGCTGGTCGCCGCCGTGGTCATGGTCATCAACGTCGACAGGGTTCCCGAGGTTCTCGCGCTGGTGCTGCGCAGTGCGTTCGGCGTGGACGCCGCGTTCGGCGCGATGATCGGCACCGCCATCCAGTGGGGCGTGCGTCGTGGTGTGCTGTCCAACGAGGCGGGCATGGGCAGTGGTGCGCATCCGGCCGCGGCGGCGGAAGTCTCGCATCCGGTCATGCAGGGCCTGGTGCAGTCGTTCTCGGTCTACATCGACACCATGGTGGTGTGCAGCGCAACCGCGTTCCTGATCCTGTCGACCGGGCTGTACAACGTCTACGATCCGGCTGTGAACGGTGTGCCCGACGAGGCGCGCCTGCTGCTCGCCAACCTGCCGGGTGTCGAGGCCGGGCCGCGCTTCGTGCAGCATGCGGTGGAATCGGCGCTGCCGGGTTTCGGCAGGTCGTTCGTCGCGCTGGCGATCCTGCCGTTCGCGTTCACCACGATCCTGGCGCTGTACTACATGGCCGAAACCAATGTCAGCTACCTGTGCCGCGACCGCCCCGGGCGCGCGACGGTCACCGGTTTCCAGCTGCTGTTCCTGGGCGCAACCGGCTACTCGGCGGTCAATACCGCAACGGTGGCCTGGGCGCTGGGTGATATCGGCGTGGGCATGATGAGCTGGTTGAACATCATTGCCATCCTGCTGCTGCAGAAGCCTGCCCTGGCGGCACTGCGCGATTACGAACAGCAGAAGCGGCAGCAGCGTGATCCGTTGTTCAGGCCGCAGGCGATCGGCGTGCGCAATACGCGTGTCTGGGAGCGTTGA
- the mscL gene encoding large-conductance mechanosensitive channel protein MscL — MGMLTEFKEFAMRGNVIDLAVGVVIGAAFGKIVTALVEKIIMPPLGMLIGKVDFSDLAWTLSAASIGPDGKEIPAVVIGYGDFLNTLVQFIIVAFAIFMVIKVINRLSRKKDAAPAAPKEEVVLLREIRDSLKK, encoded by the coding sequence ATGGGAATGCTCACCGAGTTCAAGGAATTCGCGATGCGCGGCAACGTCATCGACCTCGCCGTCGGCGTGGTCATTGGCGCGGCCTTCGGCAAGATCGTCACCGCCCTGGTGGAAAAGATCATCATGCCGCCGCTGGGCATGCTGATTGGCAAGGTCGATTTCTCCGATCTGGCGTGGACGTTGTCGGCCGCCAGCATCGGGCCGGATGGCAAGGAAATTCCGGCAGTGGTGATCGGCTACGGTGATTTCCTCAACACACTGGTGCAGTTCATCATCGTGGCCTTCGCCATCTTCATGGTGATCAAGGTGATCAACCGCCTCTCGCGCAAGAAGGATGCCGCCCCGGCCGCACCGAAGGAAGAAGTGGTGCTGCTGCGCGAGATCCGCGACAGCCTGAAGAAGTAA
- a CDS encoding fumarylacetoacetate hydrolase family protein produces the protein MSTAVVSDVIPAPAVPRVPVVGGGTFPVHRIYCVGRNFADHAREMGAAVPAADDRGRPMFFCKPADAIVVGHDDVIPYPPATGNLHHEVELVVAIGVDAPAGELAVADADALIYGYAVGLDLTRRDLQAAAKEKGHPWDSAKGFDASAPISEIVHAGEVGDLAALNLSLEVNGEVRQQSLLDQMIWNVPEILHELSKLWQLRAGDLVFMGTPSGVAALKPGDRFSARLENVAERHGVIAG, from the coding sequence ATGTCCACTGCCGTTGTTTCCGATGTGATCCCTGCCCCCGCCGTGCCGCGCGTACCGGTGGTGGGCGGTGGCACCTTCCCGGTCCACCGCATCTACTGCGTCGGCCGCAATTTCGCCGACCATGCGCGTGAGATGGGTGCTGCGGTGCCGGCGGCCGACGATCGCGGCCGCCCGATGTTCTTCTGCAAGCCGGCCGATGCCATCGTGGTCGGCCATGACGATGTAATCCCCTATCCCCCCGCCACCGGCAACCTGCACCACGAAGTCGAGCTGGTGGTGGCGATCGGCGTGGATGCACCGGCCGGTGAACTGGCCGTGGCCGATGCCGACGCGCTGATCTACGGCTACGCCGTGGGCCTGGACCTGACCCGCCGCGACCTGCAGGCCGCCGCCAAGGAAAAGGGCCACCCGTGGGATTCGGCCAAGGGCTTCGATGCCTCCGCACCCATCAGCGAGATCGTGCACGCCGGTGAAGTGGGCGACCTGGCCGCATTGAACCTGTCGCTGGAAGTGAACGGCGAAGTGCGCCAGCAATCGCTGCTCGACCAGATGATCTGGAACGTGCCGGAAATCCTGCATGAGCTGTCCAAGCTGTGGCAGCTGCGTGCCGGCGACCTGGTGTTCATGGGCACGCCGTCGGGTGTGGCCGCATTGAAGCCGGGCGACCGTTTCAGTGCGCGACTGGAAAACGTGGCCGAACGCCACGGCGTCATCGCAGGCTGA
- a CDS encoding TrmH family RNA methyltransferase, which translates to MNNPWNNRRPSARPPRATPLPRPEVPATGGGGGGRGGNDELRLFGLNAVLAAFEARPQALRKLYLLEARIPRLQPLLKWCVANRVGYRVVEDGDLNKLAGTTHHEGVVADVVRAPVLPLAQWLQQVGDGPALALWLDGVGNPHNLGAILRSAAHFGAKALLLPAGSTLALSGAAARVAEGGAEALPLVQLPGDADAMAALRAAGFGLAATLVEGGQDVFRAELPARLVYVMGAEGEGMDRALASQCDQQVSIPGSGAVESLNVASATAVLLAQWSSRHG; encoded by the coding sequence GTGAACAACCCCTGGAACAACCGCCGCCCGTCCGCCCGTCCGCCACGCGCAACGCCGTTGCCGCGTCCGGAGGTGCCGGCCACGGGTGGTGGCGGTGGCGGCCGTGGCGGCAACGATGAGCTGCGCCTGTTCGGCCTGAACGCCGTGCTGGCCGCCTTCGAAGCGCGCCCGCAGGCGCTGCGCAAGCTGTACCTGCTGGAGGCGCGCATTCCGCGCCTGCAGCCGCTGCTGAAGTGGTGCGTGGCCAACCGCGTGGGGTACCGCGTGGTGGAAGACGGCGACCTGAACAAGCTGGCCGGCACCACCCACCATGAGGGCGTGGTGGCTGACGTGGTGCGTGCGCCGGTGCTGCCGCTGGCGCAGTGGCTGCAGCAGGTGGGCGACGGCCCGGCGCTGGCGCTGTGGCTGGATGGCGTGGGCAACCCGCACAACCTGGGCGCGATCCTGCGCTCGGCCGCGCACTTCGGTGCCAAGGCGCTGCTGCTGCCGGCCGGCAGCACGCTGGCGCTGTCCGGTGCCGCCGCGCGCGTGGCCGAAGGTGGCGCCGAGGCCCTGCCGCTGGTGCAGCTGCCCGGTGACGCAGATGCCATGGCGGCGCTGCGTGCGGCGGGCTTCGGCCTGGCTGCGACCCTGGTCGAGGGCGGCCAGGACGTGTTCCGTGCCGAGTTGCCCGCGCGCCTGGTGTACGTGATGGGTGCCGAGGGCGAGGGCATGGATCGCGCGCTGGCCAGCCAGTGCGACCAGCAGGTCTCCATCCCCGGCAGCGGCGCGGTGGAAAGCCTCAACGTCGCCTCGGCGACGGCGGTGCTGCTGGCGCAGTGGTCCAGCCGTCACGGCTGA
- a CDS encoding M28 family peptidase, which produces MRRRVLAIASSLALLAAPAFAAPRTTTLPPASLATAAQLRDQALADDTGWKVVESLTTEIGPRIAGSEADARAVAWAEAKFKALGFDKVWKEPVTFPKWERRSEHAAVTGRNPQPLQITALGGSPGGSVEAEVVRFADLAALQAAPEGSLKGKIAFVDYQMLPFRDGRDYGRGGAIRSKGPSEAIRKGAVGFLMRSAGTDSHRVPHTGITRFDDGLTPVPSAALSVPDADQLARLVARGTTTVKVALDCGWDGTATSYNVIGEITGRTLPKEVVVIGGHLDSWDLGTGAVDDGAGVGITMAAGHLIGQLKQAPKRTIRVIAFANEEQGLYGGKAYAEAHAKDVTLHQLAAESDFGAGRIYAFNTGSPNPEGSRDATRQIAEVMKPLGIEYMADKGGPGPDVGPLAAKGGAWAWLAQDGSDYFHLHHTADDTLDKIDPKALAQNVAAYTVFAYLAADADGSFGSEAKATTPPNE; this is translated from the coding sequence ATGCGTCGCCGCGTCCTTGCCATCGCATCCTCCCTCGCCCTGCTGGCCGCGCCGGCCTTCGCGGCGCCGCGCACCACCACCCTGCCCCCGGCCTCGCTGGCCACCGCTGCGCAGCTGCGTGACCAGGCACTGGCCGACGACACCGGCTGGAAGGTGGTGGAATCGCTGACCACCGAGATCGGCCCGCGCATCGCCGGCAGCGAAGCCGATGCCCGCGCCGTGGCCTGGGCCGAAGCCAAGTTCAAGGCACTCGGCTTCGACAAGGTGTGGAAAGAGCCCGTGACTTTCCCCAAGTGGGAGCGCCGCAGTGAACATGCCGCAGTGACCGGCAGGAACCCGCAGCCGCTGCAGATCACCGCCCTGGGCGGCAGCCCCGGCGGCAGCGTCGAGGCCGAGGTGGTGCGTTTTGCCGACCTCGCCGCGCTGCAGGCGGCACCGGAAGGTTCGCTGAAGGGCAAGATCGCCTTCGTCGATTACCAGATGCTGCCGTTCCGCGACGGCCGTGACTACGGCCGCGGCGGCGCGATCCGCAGCAAGGGCCCGTCCGAGGCGATCCGCAAGGGCGCGGTCGGTTTCCTCATGCGCTCGGCCGGTACCGATTCGCACCGCGTGCCGCATACCGGCATCACCCGCTTCGATGATGGCCTGACCCCGGTGCCGTCGGCGGCCCTCTCGGTGCCCGATGCCGACCAGTTGGCCCGCCTGGTGGCGCGTGGCACCACCACAGTGAAGGTGGCGCTGGACTGCGGCTGGGACGGCACTGCGACCTCCTACAACGTGATCGGCGAAATCACCGGGCGTACGCTGCCGAAGGAAGTGGTGGTGATCGGTGGTCATCTCGATTCCTGGGACCTGGGCACCGGCGCCGTGGATGACGGTGCAGGCGTGGGCATCACCATGGCCGCCGGCCACCTGATCGGCCAGCTCAAGCAGGCCCCCAAGCGCACCATCCGCGTGATCGCCTTCGCCAACGAAGAACAGGGCCTGTATGGCGGCAAGGCGTACGCCGAGGCACATGCCAAGGACGTGACGCTGCACCAGCTGGCCGCCGAGAGCGATTTCGGTGCCGGCCGCATCTACGCGTTCAACACCGGCTCGCCGAACCCGGAAGGCTCGCGCGACGCTACCCGGCAGATTGCCGAGGTGATGAAGCCGCTGGGCATCGAGTACATGGCCGACAAGGGTGGCCCGGGCCCGGATGTCGGCCCGCTGGCCGCCAAGGGCGGCGCGTGGGCGTGGCTGGCGCAGGATGGTTCGGATTACTTCCACCTGCACCACACCGCCGACGACACCCTGGACAAGATCGACCCGAAGGCACTGGCGCAGAACGTGGCCGCCTACACTGTGTTCGCCTACCTGGCGGCCGACGCCGATGGCAGTTTCGGCAGCGAAGCCAAGGCCACCACGCCGCCGAACGAGTGA
- a CDS encoding alanine/glycine:cation symporter family protein, whose amino-acid sequence MEATVHFINSIIWSKALIVVCLGAGLYFSLRTRFMQIRGFFEMCRLTVQGEKSEAGVSSFQALAMSMAGRMGIGNIAGVATAIAFGGPGAIFWMWVMGFLGASTSYVECTLAQIYKTKDAEGRYRGGPAYYIEKAMGLKWYALAFAIATIIAAGFLMPGVQANAIADSVINACRGTAVCGPLDGQMLGMSSVEALKLGIGIAVALLLGVVIFGGVKRIANFAEVVVPFMAAAFILMAIVIMVINYDRVPEMFGIIFDSAFGTHAAFGAMMGLAVEWGIKRGIYANEAGQGSGPHAAAASEVSHPAKQGYVQAFAIYFDTMMVCTATAFLILASGTYNVYSPAGANAPPIFQGLAGIPEGAGYAQAGVEAVLPGWGAAFVSIAIFFFAFTTIMAYYYMAETNLTYVNHNKKRPLTVLVLRLGIIAMVVFGAFHNATLAWALGDIGVGLMAWLNIIAILIVQKPAMLALRDYERQKKLGLDPTFDPDALGIKNADFWRQRKQENV is encoded by the coding sequence GTGGAAGCAACCGTACATTTCATCAACAGCATCATCTGGAGCAAGGCCCTCATCGTGGTGTGCCTGGGCGCCGGCCTGTATTTCAGCCTGCGCACCCGCTTCATGCAGATCCGCGGTTTCTTCGAGATGTGCCGCCTGACAGTGCAGGGCGAGAAGTCCGAGGCCGGCGTGTCCTCCTTCCAGGCCCTGGCCATGTCGATGGCCGGCCGCATGGGCATCGGCAACATCGCCGGCGTGGCCACCGCCATCGCGTTCGGCGGCCCGGGTGCCATCTTCTGGATGTGGGTGATGGGCTTCCTCGGCGCGTCCACCTCGTACGTGGAATGCACCCTGGCGCAGATCTACAAGACCAAGGATGCCGAGGGCCGCTACCGCGGTGGCCCGGCGTACTACATCGAAAAGGCCATGGGCCTGAAGTGGTATGCGCTGGCCTTCGCCATCGCCACGATCATCGCCGCCGGCTTCCTGATGCCGGGCGTGCAGGCCAATGCCATCGCTGACAGCGTCATCAACGCCTGCCGTGGCACCGCCGTGTGCGGCCCGCTGGATGGCCAGATGCTGGGCATGAGCTCGGTCGAAGCGCTGAAGCTGGGCATCGGCATCGCCGTGGCGCTGCTGCTGGGCGTGGTCATCTTCGGTGGCGTCAAGCGCATCGCCAACTTCGCCGAAGTGGTGGTCCCGTTCATGGCCGCCGCCTTCATCCTGATGGCCATCGTCATCATGGTCATCAACTACGACCGCGTGCCGGAAATGTTCGGCATCATCTTCGACAGCGCCTTCGGCACCCACGCTGCGTTCGGCGCGATGATGGGCCTGGCGGTGGAGTGGGGCATCAAGCGCGGCATCTACGCCAATGAAGCCGGCCAGGGCTCGGGCCCGCACGCCGCCGCGGCCTCCGAGGTTTCGCACCCGGCCAAGCAGGGCTACGTGCAGGCCTTCGCCATCTACTTCGACACCATGATGGTGTGCACTGCCACCGCGTTCCTGATCCTGGCCAGCGGCACCTACAACGTGTACTCGCCTGCAGGCGCCAACGCGCCGCCGATCTTCCAGGGCCTGGCCGGTATTCCCGAAGGCGCCGGCTACGCGCAGGCCGGCGTGGAAGCGGTGCTGCCGGGCTGGGGCGCGGCGTTCGTCTCGATCGCCATCTTCTTCTTCGCCTTCACCACCATCATGGCCTATTACTACATGGCCGAAACCAACCTGACCTACGTCAACCACAACAAGAAGCGCCCGCTGACCGTGCTGGTGCTGCGCCTGGGCATCATCGCCATGGTCGTGTTCGGCGCATTCCATAATGCGACCCTGGCCTGGGCGCTGGGTGACATCGGCGTGGGCCTGATGGCCTGGCTGAACATCATCGCCATCCTCATCGTGCAGAAGCCGGCCATGCTGGCCCTGCGTGACTACGAACGACAGAAGAAGCTGGGCCTGGATCCGACGTTCGACCCTGATGCCCTGGGCATCAAGAACGCCGACTTCTGGCGCCAGCGCAAGCAGGAGAATGTGTAA